The Paraconexibacter algicola genome includes the window GGAGGTGGTCGAGGATGGTCAGCACGTCACGGTCGGGCAGGGCGCCCGCGTCGGCCGCGCGCTCGAGCGTCATGCCCAGGTCCAGGGCGAAGAGGAAGGTCGCGAAGGTTCGTGCGCCGACGGGCAGGAGATCGGGACCCGCGGCGTCCTCCACGGCGCTCGTGAGGGCGTCGAGGGCGCGCTCGTGCACGCGCGCGTAGCGCGCGGCGACGTCCGGCTCGCGGGCGGCGGCCAGCCGGAACTCGATCGTCAGCCGCATCCACGCGGTGTCCTGCGCGCTCCGCCGCCGGTTGGCGCGTACGAGGGCGCGCAGCGCGTCCGGCCCCGGGCCGGTGCGACGGGTGGATCGGGCGTTGTCGCGCGCGCGGTCCTCGATCCGGCGCTCCAGGAGCGTGAGCAGCAGGTCGGCCTTGCTCGCGAACTGGGAGTAGACGACGCCCTTGGAGAAGCCGGCCTCGCGGGCGATGGCGTCGAGCGTGGCGCCGGCGTAGCCGCGCTCGACGAACACCGTTCGGGCGGTCTCCAGGAGGGCCTCGCGGTTGCGGTCGGTCTGCTCGGCGCGGGTCAGTCGGGTCGGCACGCCCGCATTGATATACCGCCGGTATTTGAAAGTCAATGGTATCCGGCGCGACCGGAGAGCCTCCGCTATGCTCCCTAACGATCGTTAAGGAGCGGAGGAGCGAGAGCCGTGGACTTCACCCCCACGCAGGACCAGCAGACGATTCGCCGTGCGGTGGCCGACCTGGCCGCGCAGTTCGACGACGAGTACTGGCTCGAGAAGGACAGCCGGCACGAGTTCCCGCACGAGTTCTACGACGCGTTCGCGCGTGACGGGTGGCTGGGGATCTGCGTGCCGGAGGAGCACGGCGGCAGCGGCCTGGGGATCACCGAGGCGTCGATCATGCTCGAAGAGATCGCGGCGTCCGGTGGCGGGATGAACGCGGCCTCGTCGCTGCACGGGATGATCTTCGGGATGCATCCCGTGATCAAGCACGGGTCGCCGGAGATGAAGGCGCGGCTGCTGCCGAAGATCGTCAGCGGCGAGATGCACGTCTGCTTCGGCGTGACCGAGCCGGACGCCGGGCTGGACACGACCGCGACGAAGACGTTCGCGAAGCGCAACGAGGCGGGCACGCACTACACGTGCAACGGGCGCAAGGTCTGGATCTCCAAGGCGCTGCACTCCGAGAAGGTGCTGCTGCTGACGCGCACGACGAAGCTCGAGGACTGCGCGAAGAAGACCGACGGCATGTCGCTGTTCCTCACCGACGTGCAGTCGCCGAACATCGAGATCCGGCCGATCCCGAAGATGGGCCGTGAGGCGGTCGACTCCAACGAGGTGTACATCGACGACCTGCAGATCCCCGTCGAGGATCTCGTCGGCGAGGAGGGCCAGGGCTTCAAGTACCTGCTGGACGGGCTGAACCCGGAGCGGATCCTGATCGCCGCCGAGGCGCTCGGGCTGGGGCGCGCGGCGCTGCGGCGGGCGGTGCAGTACGCCAACGAGCGCGTGGTGTTCGGCCGGCCGATCGGCAAGAACCAGGGCATCCAGTTCCCGCTGGCCGACTCGCGGATGCGGCTGGACGCCGCCGAGCTCGTGCTGCGCAAGGCCTCCTGGAAGTACGACGCGGGGGAGAGCGCGGGCCTGGAGGCCAACGCGGCGAAGTACCTGTGCAGCGAGGCGGGGACGGAGGCGTGCGACCGCGCGATCCAGACCCACGGCGGCTTCGGCTACGCCCGCGAGTACCACGTGGAGCGCTACTACAAGGAGGCGCGGCTGCTGAAGCTCGCGCCGCTGCCGCAGGAGATGGTCCTCAACTACGTGGGCGAGCACGTGCTCGGCCTGCCGCGAAGCTACTAGGGAGCGCTGGACGTGCGTGGACTGGACGGGCGGATCGCCCTGGTGACGGGTGCGGGTGCGGGCGTGGGCGAGGCCGTCGCCCGCCGGCTCGCGGAGGAAGGCGCGCGCGTCGTGCTCGCCGATCGCGACGGGGAGGCCGCGGCGCGCGTCGCCGCGACGCTCCCGGGCGACGCGCTCGGCGTCGCCTGCGACGTGGCGTCACCCGACGACGTCACGCGGGCGGTGGAGACCGCGGCGGGCCTCACGGGCACGATCAACGTCGTCGTCTGCATCGCGGGCAACTCGCGCCCGGCGATGCTGAAGAACCTCGACGAGGAGACCTTCGGGTCGGTCCTCGACGTGCACCTCGGCGGCACCTACCGCACGGTCCGCACCGCGCTGGCGTACCTGCCCGACGACGGCACCGGCCGGATCATCACGACGACGAGCGCCGCGGGCCAGACCGGCACGATCGGCCAGGCCAACTACGCGGCGGCGAAGGCCGGGATCATCGGCTTCACGAAGTCCTGCGCCAAGGAGCTCGCGCGCCGGTCGATCACCGCCAACGCCGTCGCGCCCCTGGCGGCGACCGCGATGACCGAGAAGGTCCGCACCGACGAGAAGCTGGCCAGGCTCACGCTCGCCCGGATCCCGCTCGGGCGGTTCGCCGAGCCGTCCGAGGTGGCGGGGACGTTCGCGTTCCTCGCCTCCGACGACGCCGCGTACATGACCGGCCAGGTGCTGGCGGTCGACGGCGGGACGGTGATCTGACGATGGCCGCCACCACCGTCCGCTCTCCGCTCCTGGACGCCTCGCGCGAGGTCGTCATCGTCGACGCGGTCCGCACCGCGATCGGCCGGTCGCACCCCGAGAAGGGCGCCTTCCGCGACACGCACGCCGCCGACCTGCTCGAGGCCTGCCTCGTCGCGCTGGTCGATCGCAACGGCCTCGACCCCGCCGCGGTCGACGACGTGATCGCGGGCTGCACCGCCCCGTTCGGCGAGCAGTCCCGCAACATCGCGCGCAACGCCTGGCTGCAGGCCGGCTATCCGCCGAGCGTGCCCGGCATCCAGATCGACCGGCGCTGCGGCAGCGCGCAGTCGGCGGTCTCCTACGCCACGGCGATGGTCGCCTCCGGCACCCACGAGCTGGTCATCGCGTCCGGCGTCGAGCACATGCAGCACGTGCCGATGCCGTCGGTCGCGGAGACCGAGAAGCTCTACGGCGCCGCGTGGACCGAGAAGCTCACGTCGCGCTACGACGTGCAGGGCCAGGGCTGGAGCGCCGAGGAGATCGCGGTGCGGTGGGACATCTCCCGCGAGGAGATGGACGCACTCGCGGTCGAGTCCCACGCGCGCGCGGTCCGCGCGACCGACGAGGGACGGTTCGCGGACGAGATCGTCCCGCTGACCACGCCGCACGGCGTCGTCGACGTCGACCAGGGGATGCGCCCGGGGACGTCGATGGAGTCCCTCGCCGGGCTGAAGACGCCCTTCCGCCCCGAGGGCGGACGCGTGACCGCGGGCACCTCGTCGCAGATCTCCGACGGGGCCGCGGCGGTGCTGCTCGCCTCGCGGGCGACCGCGGAGCGCCTCGGCCTGCGCGTGCGCGCACGGGTGATCGACCACGTCACCGTCGGCGTCGACCCGGTGCTCATGCTCACCGGCCCGATCCCGGCGACGCAGAAGCTCCTCGCGCGCACCGGGCTGACCGTCGACGACATCGACCTGTTCGAGTGCAACGAGGCGTTCGCCTCGGTCGTCCTCGCGTGGGCGAAGGAGCTCGCGCCCGACATGCGCAAGGTGAACGTCAACGGCGGGGCGATGGCGCTCGGCCACCCGGTCGGCACCACCGGTGCCCGGCTGTTCGCCACGATCCTCAACGAGCTCGAGCGCACCGGCGGCGAGCTCGGGCTCACCACGATGTGCTGCGGCGGCGGGCAGGGCGTCGGGTCGATCATCCAGCGACTGCCCTGATGGCCGGCGACCTCGACCTCACCCGCTGGCTGCGGCCCGGCGACGGGGTCGTGGTCGGCAACCTGTCCGCGGAGCCCTTGCCGCTGGTGCGCGCGCTCTGGCGGTCCGGTGTCCCGGACCTCGAGGTGTTCCTCGGCATGTCCCTGCACGACCACGCGGCCGACGTCCCGGACGGGATCCGCGTGCGCTCCTACGGGGGCCTCGGGCGCACCGGCCGGATCCCGGGGCTCGAGGTCGTCCCCACGAACTACTCGGCGCTCCCGCGCGCGTTCGCCGAGGGCCTGGTCCGCGCCGACGTCGTGCTCCTGCAGGTCACCCCGCCCGACGCCGACGGGCGCTGCGCGCTCGGCGTCGCGGCCGACTACCTGCCGGACGCGATCGCGCACGCCCGCGTGGTGATCGCGCAGGTCAACGCCCGCCTGCCGCGCGTCGGCGGCGCCACGATCCCCTTCGACGCGATCACCCACGCGATCGAGCTCGACGAGCCCGTGCACGAGCTGCACGTCCCGGCGCCCGGCGAGGTCGAGCGCGCGATCGCCGCGCACGTCGCCCCGCTCGTGCGCGACGGCGACACGCTCCAGATGGGGATCGGAGCGCTCCCCGACGCGATCCTCGCCGCACTCCACGACCGCGCGGACCTCGGCGTGCACAGCGGCATGATCACCGACGGGGTGCTCGACCTGCTCGAGGCCGGCGTCGTCACGGGTGCGCGCAAGCCGACGGACACCGGCCTCACGGTGACCGGCGCGCTCGTCGGCACCCGGCGGCTGTTCGACGCGGTCGACGGGCGCGACGACGTCGTCCTGCGGACCGTCAGCGCGACCCACTCGGCGGCGCGACTGGGCGCGGTCGGTCGGCTCGTCGCGCTCAACGGCGCGCTCGAGGTGGACCTCGACGGCAACGCCGGCTGCGAGTCGATCGACGGCCGGCCGATCGGGGCGATCGGCGGCCAGGGCGACTTCCTCCGCGCCGCCGTCGCCAGCGGCGGCGTCGGCGTCGTCGCGCTCCCCGCCGCCCGGATCGTCGAGCGGCTCCACGGCCCCGTGAGCACCACGCGGGCGGACCTCGACGTCGTCGTGACCGAACACGGTGTCGCGCACCTGCGCGGCCACACCCCGACCGCGCGCCGACGCGCGCTGCAGGAGATCAGCGGATGACGAGCACCGACGCGACCCGCCCACCCTGGGCCGGGATCGGCCTGGCCCTGCCCACCATCGACGCGTTCGGCAACGGCACCCCGGTCGTCGAGGCCGCCCGCGCCGCGGAGGCCGCGGGCCTCGACCACGTCTGGGTGCCCGACCACCTGCTCTTCCACCGGCCGGTGCTCGAGGCGATGACCGTCCTGACGACGGCGGCCGCGGTCACCGAGCGGATCACGGTCGGCACCGCGATCCTCAACCCGACGCTGCGCCCGGTCACGCTGCTCGCCAAGCAGCTGGCCACGGTGCTGGCGCTCGCGCCCGACCGGCTGCTGCTCGGCGTCGGCCTCGGCGGCGAGTACGAGCCCGAGTTCCGCGCGGTCGGCATCGACCGCAAGGAGCGCGGCCGCCGGCTCGACGCGGCGCTGGACCTGCTGCCGCGCCTGCTGTCCGGCGAGGCGGTGAAGGCCGACGGGATCCTGCCGGTCGACTGCGACGGCCTCGCCCCCGTCCCCGCCTCCGGGATGCCGCCCGTGCTGGTCGGCGGCCGCTCCGAGGCGGCGCTGCGGCGCGCCGCGCGCGTCGGCGACGCCTACTTCCCGATGTGGATGGACCCCGCCGACGTCGCGACCGCGCGCGACCGGCTGGCCGAGCTCGCGGCCGAGCACGGCCGCCCCGCCCCGGGGGTCTGCCTCGTCGCGTTCGTGAACGTCTGCGAGGACCCGGCGGTCGGCGCCGAGCAGGCCGCCGAGCACATCCGGCGCCAGTACGGCATGCCGTTCCACCTCGTCGAGCAGTGGGCGCTGATCGGCAGCGTGTCGCAGATCGCGCAGCGCGTGCAGGAGTACCGCGACGCCGGCGTCGACGGCTTCTCGCTCTCGCCCGCACACCCCCATCCCCTGACCCAGATCGACGGTGTCGCCGCCGTCCGGGAGGCCCTCGCATGAAGCGCTCCGTCTACACCGCCGACCACGACGACCTGCGCGAGAGCTTCGGGCGCTTCCTCGACGCCGAGGTCGTCCCCCACTACGACACGTGGGAGCGCGAGGGCCGCGTGCCGCGCGAGGTGCTCCGGCGCGTCGGCGAGCTCGGCTTCTACGGCCTCGCCGTGCCGGAGGAGTTCGGGGGCGCGGGCGCGGACGACTTCCGATTCAACAGCGTCCTCAACGAGGAGGCGACCGTCCGCGGGCTGAACGCGTTCTCGCTGTGCATCACGATGCAGAACGACGTCGCGCTGCCGTACGTGCTGGAGCTGTGCAGCCCCGAGCAGCAGGCGCGGTGGCTGCCGGGCATCGTCTCCGGCGACCTCGTGTTGGGCATCGCGATGACCGAGCCGGGCACCGGCAGCGATCTCGCCGGAATGACGACGAAGGCGCGGATCGACCCGGACGACCCCGACCACTACGTCGTCGACGGGTCCAAGACGTTCATCACCAGCGGCCTCAACGCGGACCTCGTGATCACCGCCGTGCGCACCGGCACGACCGGCACGCACGCCGACATCAGCCTGCTGATGGTCGAGACCGGCGCGACGCCGGGGTTCAGCCGCGGGCGCAACCTCGAGAAGCTCGGCCAGCACGCGCAGGACACCGCCGAGCTGTTCTTCGACGGGGCCCGGGTGCCGCGCGAGAACCTCATCGGCGCCGAGGGCGACGGCTTCCGCCACCTCACGCACAACCTGCCGCAGGAGCGCCTGTCGATCGCGGTCGGCGCGGTCGGCGCCGCGCAGGGCGCGTTGGACCGCACGCTCGAGTACGTGCAGGACCGCACCGCGTTCGGCCGGCCGGTGGGCACGTTCCAGAACTCGCGCTTCACGCTCGCGCACTGCCGCACCGACCTCGACGTGACGCGCGCGTTCGTGGACCGCTGCCTGGAGGCGCACGTCGCCGGCGAGCTGACCGCCGTCGAGGCGGCGCAGGCGAAGTACTGGGCGTCGGAGATGCTCGGTCGCGTCACCGACGAGTGCCTGCAGCTGCACGGCGGCTACGGCTACATGACCGAGTACCCGATCTGCCGCGACTACGCCGACGCCCGCATCCTGCGGATCTACGGCGGCACGACCGAGATCATGAAGGAGATCATCGGCCGCGCGATGGGCCTGGGGGATCCGCGCCCCTGAGCGGCGGACACATACCGAACGCCTGCTAGGTTCCTCGCGCGATGAGCCCGACGGCCCCGACCCTCGAGACGCCGGACGGCGTCGTCGCCACCCACGGCCTGCCGGAGGTGTCCGAGCTCGACCTGCTGTCGCGGGCGCTTCACGCCGGCTCCGTCGTCAGCGACGTGGCCCTGCGGACCGCGGTCGCCACCGCGGTCACCGCGGCGTCGATCCCCGGCGGCGCGCTCACCTGGGGGCGCAAGGAGCGCGCGAACCTCGCGTTCCACGCCGAGCTCGCGCGCACCGCGACCGCCGAGGAGGTGTTCGTGCGGCCGCCGCGCGGCGTGCCGGTGGTCGAGCGGCTGAGCTCCAGCGGCCTGCCCGAGCTGCCCGGCGGGCGCGCGCGCAACCTCCAGTTCACGAGCCCGTACGTCGCGCGCAACCCGGCGATGCGCGCCGACTACGCCCGCCATCGGCGCAACGGCGTCGGCTGGGCGCAGCACTGGCGCCACGACGACGGCCCGCGCCCGACGCTCTGCGTCATCCACGGCTTTGGGGCAGCGCAGTACTGGTTCAACAGCGCGTTCTTCTCGCTGCCGCAGTTCTTCGCGCAGGGCTGGGACGTCCTGCTGTACACGCTGCCGTTCCACGGTCCGCGCGGGGCGACGCGCCGCAACCTCATCAACGGCTCCGAGGTCTTCAGCCACGGCTTCGCGACGTTCAACGAGGCGATGATCCACGCGGTCCACGACTTCCGGATCCTCGTCGACCACCTCGAGGCGCTCGGCGTGCCGCGGATCGCGCTCACCGGCCTGTCGCTGGGCGGCTACACGAGCGCGATGGTCGCGACGGTGGAGGACCGCCTCGACGCGGTGATCCCCAACGCGCCGGTGACGAACCTGCCGGTGCTGCTGCGCGAGTGGGTCCCCGCCGGGGTCGGGATCGGCCTGCTCGGCGCGCTGCACGGGGCGGGCCGCGAGCAGCTCGACGCGGCGCTGGCGGTCCACTCGCCGCTGAGCTACCCGCCGGTGATCCCGCGCGAGCGGCTGATGATCATCGGCGGTCTCGGCGACCGGCTCGCCCCGCCGCAGCAGAGCGTCGACCTGTGGGAGCACTGGGGCCACCCGCGCCTGCACTGGTACCGCGGCAGCCACGTCATGCACTTCAGCCGCGGCGCCTACCTCGACGAGATGCGCGAGCTGCTCGGCCCGCCGCTCTCCGTGGCGGCCTGAGCCGGGCGTGCGCGCACGGCCCACCGGGTAGGTCTGCGGCATGTCCTGGACGGTCTACCTCTCCGGCGAGATCCACACCGACTGGCGCGAGCGCATCGAGCGCGGCTGCGCCGACGCCGGCCTCGAGCTCACCTTCTACGGCCCGGTCACCGACCACGCCGCCTCCGACGACTGCGGTGTGGCGATCCTCGGGCCGGAGGGCAAGCCGTTCTGGAAGGACCACCTGGGCGCGGGCGTCAACGCGATCCGCACCCGCTCGCTGCTGGAGGCCTCCGACGTGGTCGTCGTCCGCTTCGGCGAGCAGTACCGGCAGTGGAACGCGGCGTTCGACGCCGGCTACGCGGCCGCGCTGGGCAAGCCGCTGATCACGCTGCACCCGGAGGAGCACGACCACGCGCTCAAGGAGGTCGACCGGGCGGCGCTCGTCGTCGCGCGGGAGCCCGAGCAGGTCGTGGACGTGCTGCGCTACGTCCTGGACGGGACGCTGCCGGCGCGGCCGCAGGCCTAGGTCAGGTCGCCGGTCGCCCGGCGCATCGCGCGCAGCGACCCGGTCAGCTCGCCGACGGTGGTGTCGTCGACCGGGCCGAGGCCGAACCCGGCGGCCGCCGCGTCCTTCGTCGCGCGCTTCAGCAGGGCGCGCCCGCTCCGGGTGAGGACGGCGAGCGTCGTGCGACGGTCGGTCGGGTGCGGCTCGCGCGTGACGAGCCCGCGCTGCTCGAACTGGTCGACGAGCTGGGTGATCGTCGTCTGGTGGACCATCAGGTAGCGGGACAGGTAGGAGAGCCGGCGGGCGCCGCCCGGTGACAGCTGCAGGGTGACGAGGACGAGGTACTGCGTCCGCGTCAGCTCGTGCGGGCGCAGCGCCGCCTCGAAGCCCTGGACGGCGACGGCGTGCGCGCGCATCAGGGAGGCGGCGGCGGCGAACCGCTCCGCCTCGGGGAGGCCCTGCTCCTCCCAGCGCTCGCGGACCCACTCGACGGGGTCGGGCTCGGGCTCACGCGCCATCGCGAGGGAAGATCGCCCGCAGGCGCTTCTTGTCGGCCTTGCCGGCGTCGGTCATGGGGAGCTCATCATCGCTCAGCCACCAGGCGCTCGGCACGCTGAACGACGCGAGCCGCTCGCGCGCGTACGCGGTGAGCGCCTCCACGTCGGCGGTCGCGCCCGGCCGCAGGCGCACGGCGGCGGCGACCTCCTCCCCGAGGTCGGGGTGCGGCAGGCCGACGACGGCGACGTCGGCGACGTCCGGGTGCTCGTGCAGGACGCTCTCCACGTGCGGGGCGGCGATGTTCTCCCCGCCGCGGATGACGATGTCCTTGGAGCGGCCGGTGATCGAGAGGCGCCCGTCGACGAGCCGTCCGAGGTCGCCGGTGTGCACGAAGTGGTCGGCGTCGATGATGCCGGCGGTCGCCTCGTCGTCCCGCCAGTAGCCGAGCATCTGCCCGGGGGTGCGGGCGAGGACCTCGCCGACCCCGTCGGCGTCCGGCTCGGCGATCACGAGCTCCACGAGCGGCAGCGGCGCGCCGGTCGTGCCGGGGTGCTCGGCCATCAGGCGACCGGACGCGGCGGCGAGCGTGCCGCTGGTCTCCGTCATCCCGTACACGTTGGTCACGCGCCGTCGCGTGTTCGGGAACGCCTGCTGGATCCGCTCGAGCAGCTCGGGGGAGACCGGTGCCCCGCCGAGCGGCACCGACCGCATGCTCGACAGGTCGCGCTCGCCGATCGACGGATGCTCCAGGACGCGGATCGTCATCGTGGGGATCGCCCCCCACACCTCGACGCGGTGCTTCTCGATCACC containing:
- a CDS encoding TetR/AcrR family transcriptional regulator yields the protein MPTRLTRAEQTDRNREALLETARTVFVERGYAGATLDAIAREAGFSKGVVYSQFASKADLLLTLLERRIEDRARDNARSTRRTGPGPDALRALVRANRRRSAQDTAWMRLTIEFRLAAAREPDVAARYARVHERALDALTSAVEDAAGPDLLPVGARTFATFLFALDLGMTLERAADAGALPDRDVLTILDHLLAPESTP
- a CDS encoding acyl-CoA dehydrogenase family protein, whose translation is MDFTPTQDQQTIRRAVADLAAQFDDEYWLEKDSRHEFPHEFYDAFARDGWLGICVPEEHGGSGLGITEASIMLEEIAASGGGMNAASSLHGMIFGMHPVIKHGSPEMKARLLPKIVSGEMHVCFGVTEPDAGLDTTATKTFAKRNEAGTHYTCNGRKVWISKALHSEKVLLLTRTTKLEDCAKKTDGMSLFLTDVQSPNIEIRPIPKMGREAVDSNEVYIDDLQIPVEDLVGEEGQGFKYLLDGLNPERILIAAEALGLGRAALRRAVQYANERVVFGRPIGKNQGIQFPLADSRMRLDAAELVLRKASWKYDAGESAGLEANAAKYLCSEAGTEACDRAIQTHGGFGYAREYHVERYYKEARLLKLAPLPQEMVLNYVGEHVLGLPRSY
- a CDS encoding SDR family oxidoreductase, with amino-acid sequence MRGLDGRIALVTGAGAGVGEAVARRLAEEGARVVLADRDGEAAARVAATLPGDALGVACDVASPDDVTRAVETAAGLTGTINVVVCIAGNSRPAMLKNLDEETFGSVLDVHLGGTYRTVRTALAYLPDDGTGRIITTTSAAGQTGTIGQANYAAAKAGIIGFTKSCAKELARRSITANAVAPLAATAMTEKVRTDEKLARLTLARIPLGRFAEPSEVAGTFAFLASDDAAYMTGQVLAVDGGTVI
- a CDS encoding thiolase family protein, encoding MAATTVRSPLLDASREVVIVDAVRTAIGRSHPEKGAFRDTHAADLLEACLVALVDRNGLDPAAVDDVIAGCTAPFGEQSRNIARNAWLQAGYPPSVPGIQIDRRCGSAQSAVSYATAMVASGTHELVIASGVEHMQHVPMPSVAETEKLYGAAWTEKLTSRYDVQGQGWSAEEIAVRWDISREEMDALAVESHARAVRATDEGRFADEIVPLTTPHGVVDVDQGMRPGTSMESLAGLKTPFRPEGGRVTAGTSSQISDGAAAVLLASRATAERLGLRVRARVIDHVTVGVDPVLMLTGPIPATQKLLARTGLTVDDIDLFECNEAFASVVLAWAKELAPDMRKVNVNGGAMALGHPVGTTGARLFATILNELERTGGELGLTTMCCGGGQGVGSIIQRLP
- a CDS encoding acetyl-CoA hydrolase/transferase family protein; its protein translation is MAGDLDLTRWLRPGDGVVVGNLSAEPLPLVRALWRSGVPDLEVFLGMSLHDHAADVPDGIRVRSYGGLGRTGRIPGLEVVPTNYSALPRAFAEGLVRADVVLLQVTPPDADGRCALGVAADYLPDAIAHARVVIAQVNARLPRVGGATIPFDAITHAIELDEPVHELHVPAPGEVERAIAAHVAPLVRDGDTLQMGIGALPDAILAALHDRADLGVHSGMITDGVLDLLEAGVVTGARKPTDTGLTVTGALVGTRRLFDAVDGRDDVVLRTVSATHSAARLGAVGRLVALNGALEVDLDGNAGCESIDGRPIGAIGGQGDFLRAAVASGGVGVVALPAARIVERLHGPVSTTRADLDVVVTEHGVAHLRGHTPTARRRALQEISG
- a CDS encoding LLM class flavin-dependent oxidoreductase, whose protein sequence is MTSTDATRPPWAGIGLALPTIDAFGNGTPVVEAARAAEAAGLDHVWVPDHLLFHRPVLEAMTVLTTAAAVTERITVGTAILNPTLRPVTLLAKQLATVLALAPDRLLLGVGLGGEYEPEFRAVGIDRKERGRRLDAALDLLPRLLSGEAVKADGILPVDCDGLAPVPASGMPPVLVGGRSEAALRRAARVGDAYFPMWMDPADVATARDRLAELAAEHGRPAPGVCLVAFVNVCEDPAVGAEQAAEHIRRQYGMPFHLVEQWALIGSVSQIAQRVQEYRDAGVDGFSLSPAHPHPLTQIDGVAAVREALA
- a CDS encoding acyl-CoA dehydrogenase family protein — its product is MKRSVYTADHDDLRESFGRFLDAEVVPHYDTWEREGRVPREVLRRVGELGFYGLAVPEEFGGAGADDFRFNSVLNEEATVRGLNAFSLCITMQNDVALPYVLELCSPEQQARWLPGIVSGDLVLGIAMTEPGTGSDLAGMTTKARIDPDDPDHYVVDGSKTFITSGLNADLVITAVRTGTTGTHADISLLMVETGATPGFSRGRNLEKLGQHAQDTAELFFDGARVPRENLIGAEGDGFRHLTHNLPQERLSIAVGAVGAAQGALDRTLEYVQDRTAFGRPVGTFQNSRFTLAHCRTDLDVTRAFVDRCLEAHVAGELTAVEAAQAKYWASEMLGRVTDECLQLHGGYGYMTEYPICRDYADARILRIYGGTTEIMKEIIGRAMGLGDPRP
- a CDS encoding alpha/beta hydrolase family protein, whose protein sequence is MSPTAPTLETPDGVVATHGLPEVSELDLLSRALHAGSVVSDVALRTAVATAVTAASIPGGALTWGRKERANLAFHAELARTATAEEVFVRPPRGVPVVERLSSSGLPELPGGRARNLQFTSPYVARNPAMRADYARHRRNGVGWAQHWRHDDGPRPTLCVIHGFGAAQYWFNSAFFSLPQFFAQGWDVLLYTLPFHGPRGATRRNLINGSEVFSHGFATFNEAMIHAVHDFRILVDHLEALGVPRIALTGLSLGGYTSAMVATVEDRLDAVIPNAPVTNLPVLLREWVPAGVGIGLLGALHGAGREQLDAALAVHSPLSYPPVIPRERLMIIGGLGDRLAPPQQSVDLWEHWGHPRLHWYRGSHVMHFSRGAYLDEMRELLGPPLSVAA
- a CDS encoding YtoQ family protein — protein: MSWTVYLSGEIHTDWRERIERGCADAGLELTFYGPVTDHAASDDCGVAILGPEGKPFWKDHLGAGVNAIRTRSLLEASDVVVVRFGEQYRQWNAAFDAGYAAALGKPLITLHPEEHDHALKEVDRAALVVAREPEQVVDVLRYVLDGTLPARPQA
- a CDS encoding MarR family winged helix-turn-helix transcriptional regulator; protein product: MAREPEPDPVEWVRERWEEQGLPEAERFAAAASLMRAHAVAVQGFEAALRPHELTRTQYLVLVTLQLSPGGARRLSYLSRYLMVHQTTITQLVDQFEQRGLVTREPHPTDRRTTLAVLTRSGRALLKRATKDAAAAGFGLGPVDDTTVGELTGSLRAMRRATGDLT
- a CDS encoding class I adenylate-forming enzyme family protein, coding for MSRFEWGDEVVREDPFLVYAQRRRRLPQLLLDAARWGGKVHLVQGERELTFDDTFAAIGAVARHLREDHGVRPGDRVLILAANSPEWVVSLWAGLAVGAIVAPGNGWWSEEEVEHALRLVEPTLVIGDARRLEKVAAGTPTIDVATLRPIVDGATGGAAALGELALEGDETDPALIVFTAGTTGLPKGATLAHRSWIATMHQSLAVSRRLPHTLPDDAGFVSLLTGPLFHIGGLQALGLALLGGGKLCFLEGRFDPGQVLEVIEKHRVEVWGAIPTMTIRVLEHPSIGERDLSSMRSVPLGGAPVSPELLERIQQAFPNTRRRVTNVYGMTETSGTLAAASGRLMAEHPGTTGAPLPLVELVIAEPDADGVGEVLARTPGQMLGYWRDDEATAGIIDADHFVHTGDLGRLVDGRLSITGRSKDIVIRGGENIAAPHVESVLHEHPDVADVAVVGLPHPDLGEEVAAAVRLRPGATADVEALTAYARERLASFSVPSAWWLSDDELPMTDAGKADKKRLRAIFPRDGA